In the Shewanella sp. OMA3-2 genome, one interval contains:
- a CDS encoding YfhL family 4Fe-4S dicluster ferredoxin, with protein MALLIDDSCINCDMCEPECPNSAITMGEEIYEIDPLLCTECVGHYDKPTCISVCPIDCIAIDPNHKESQNELQMKYTAIMELT; from the coding sequence ATGGCTTTACTCATAGATGATAGCTGCATTAACTGTGACATGTGTGAACCTGAATGCCCAAATTCAGCGATTACTATGGGTGAAGAGATTTATGAGATAGATCCGCTATTATGCACCGAATGCGTAGGCCATTATGATAAGCCGACATGTATTTCTGTTTGCCCTATTGATTGCATCGCCATAGATCCAAATCATAAAGAGTCACAAAATGAGCTGCAGATGAAATATACCGCTATTATGGAGTTAACATAA
- a CDS encoding PA2778 family cysteine peptidase produces the protein MKATLLIGFCLFISGCASVTPQTLQLLANPPAISPKYQIVDVPFYAQEDYFCGPTTLSEIFNFYGMSKTPQQIAPSLFIPDLQGSLQIEMVAAARQQGLLAYAESGNLTQLLSLVSENIPVIVLQNLSTAWYPMWHYAVVTGYDLDKQHVILHSGTNKNRIAEFKVFEQTWQRGQYWLLAAVPTDVASVYFDPFVYISAAQDLLSIGQSRYGIAALENATGNGLTIG, from the coding sequence ATGAAAGCCACTCTTTTGATTGGCTTTTGTTTATTTATCAGTGGCTGTGCATCAGTTACACCTCAAACATTGCAACTGCTAGCAAATCCGCCAGCTATCTCGCCTAAATATCAAATAGTCGATGTTCCTTTTTATGCTCAAGAGGACTATTTTTGTGGTCCTACCACATTATCGGAAATATTTAATTTTTATGGGATGAGTAAAACGCCACAACAAATTGCCCCCTCACTTTTTATTCCTGATTTACAAGGAAGTCTGCAAATTGAAATGGTTGCAGCGGCACGTCAACAAGGCCTGCTTGCTTATGCAGAGTCTGGTAATTTGACACAGTTACTTTCGTTGGTTAGTGAGAATATTCCAGTTATTGTGCTACAAAACTTATCGACTGCATGGTATCCCATGTGGCATTACGCCGTGGTCACGGGCTACGATTTAGATAAGCAGCATGTGATCTTGCATTCTGGTACCAATAAGAACCGAATTGCCGAATTTAAGGTGTTTGAGCAAACTTGGCAGCGCGGTCAATATTGGTTACTGGCGGCGGTACCTACTGATGTGGCAAGTGTGTATTTCGATCCTTTTGTGTACATTAGTGCCGCCCAAGATTTACTGAGTATTGGCCAAAGCCGTTACGGGATTGCGGCTTTGGAAAATGCGACCGGCAATGGCCTGACTATTGGCTAA
- a CDS encoding PA2779 family protein, translated as MKKILVVATIILTYLACISSTYAGVISSEQVIVQQQSIYNKQQVLEMLDNVEVQDKLVALGVSIDDAEMRIASMTDQELNQLNTQMNEMPAAAGIVGVVVTVLVVLVVLDLVGVTDVFSFIRPIN; from the coding sequence ATGAAAAAAATTCTTGTCGTTGCCACAATTATATTAACCTACTTGGCTTGTATTTCAAGCACTTACGCTGGTGTTATTTCCTCTGAGCAGGTTATAGTTCAACAGCAGAGTATTTATAACAAACAACAAGTACTAGAAATGCTGGACAACGTTGAAGTTCAAGACAAACTTGTCGCGCTTGGTGTGAGTATTGACGATGCAGAAATGCGCATCGCCAGTATGACAGATCAGGAATTAAACCAATTGAATACCCAGATGAATGAAATGCCTGCTGCTGCGGGTATAGTCGGGGTGGTTGTCACTGTATTAGTCGTATTAGTGGTACTCGACTTGGTGGGTGTGACCGATGTGTTTTCCTTTATTAGGCCAATAAACTAA
- a CDS encoding sigma-54-dependent transcriptional regulator, producing the protein MAITAIDILNAKILIVDDQEPNVILLEQLLLDSGYSQITTTMDPQKVCELNRQNHYDLILLDLQMPKMDGFEVMAALKADDGNDYVSVLVLTAQPNHKLKALQAGAKDFISKPFDLLEVKTRIYNLLEVRLLYKQLGENNITLEDTVQQRTAELIKTNLQLCQEIEERKKAEASLRETYTQIKKLKDKLQAENVYLLKEVAQQFNFDEIIGNSKLLSQVFQKVEQVAPMDATVLLLGETGTGKGVVARAIHSRSSRKKRPLITVDCTTLPATLIESELFGRERGAFTGSDSKQIGRFELADGGTIFLDEIGEMPLEMQAKLLRVIQHGEFERLGSPRTVKVDVRIIAATNRNLLEEVHKGKFREDLYYRLNVFPIILPPLRQRKEDISLLVNHFVIKFNKKIGKQIDIISQEALHALQQHNWPGNVRELESAIERAVILSEGHSLQIFDRFESFDKQPLSEESLNKALGDLEYEHIVKVLQQTKWRIEGEKGAALILGLNPSTLRARMRKYGIVRQ; encoded by the coding sequence ATGGCAATCACTGCTATCGATATTCTTAACGCTAAGATTCTCATTGTTGATGATCAAGAACCCAATGTCATTTTGCTTGAACAACTGCTGCTTGATAGTGGTTATAGTCAAATAACTACAACAATGGATCCTCAAAAGGTGTGTGAGCTCAATCGGCAAAACCACTATGACTTGATCTTACTTGATTTACAGATGCCCAAAATGGATGGTTTTGAAGTAATGGCCGCGCTTAAGGCGGATGATGGCAACGATTATGTTTCCGTATTGGTGCTTACTGCACAACCCAACCATAAACTAAAGGCTCTACAAGCTGGTGCTAAGGATTTTATCAGTAAGCCTTTTGATCTGCTTGAAGTTAAAACACGCATTTATAACCTGCTAGAAGTGCGTTTGCTGTACAAGCAATTGGGGGAGAATAACATTACTCTGGAAGACACAGTGCAACAGCGGACTGCAGAGTTAATAAAAACCAATCTGCAACTCTGTCAGGAAATAGAGGAGCGCAAAAAAGCCGAAGCGTCTTTGCGGGAGACTTATACGCAAATTAAAAAATTAAAAGATAAGCTACAAGCTGAAAACGTTTATCTGCTAAAGGAAGTCGCACAGCAATTTAACTTCGACGAAATTATCGGCAATAGCAAACTGCTTTCGCAGGTTTTCCAGAAAGTAGAGCAAGTGGCCCCGATGGATGCGACCGTGCTATTACTTGGCGAAACAGGGACTGGTAAAGGTGTCGTAGCCCGCGCCATTCACAGTCGCAGTTCGCGCAAAAAGAGGCCTTTGATCACAGTAGATTGTACTACCTTGCCCGCTACGCTAATAGAAAGTGAGTTGTTTGGCAGAGAGCGAGGAGCTTTCACTGGGTCTGATAGCAAACAGATTGGCCGTTTTGAGCTTGCCGATGGTGGCACTATATTCCTGGATGAAATCGGCGAGATGCCACTTGAGATGCAAGCCAAATTACTTAGAGTTATCCAGCATGGTGAGTTTGAACGTTTGGGCAGTCCGCGCACTGTTAAAGTTGATGTAAGAATTATAGCCGCCACTAACCGTAACCTTCTTGAAGAAGTACATAAAGGTAAGTTCCGTGAAGATCTCTATTATCGGCTCAATGTATTTCCAATAATTCTGCCGCCATTAAGGCAACGAAAGGAAGATATCTCATTATTAGTTAATCATTTTGTGATTAAATTTAATAAGAAGATCGGTAAGCAAATTGATATCATTAGCCAGGAGGCATTACACGCTTTGCAGCAGCACAATTGGCCTGGTAATGTACGAGAATTAGAGAGCGCCATTGAGCGTGCAGTGATACTTAGCGAAGGGCATTCACTGCAAATATTCGATCGCTTTGAAAGCTTCGATAAGCAGCCGCTAAGCGAAGAGTCGTTGAACAAGGCGTTAGGTGATTTGGAATATGAGCATATCGTCAAAGTCTTGCAGCAAACTAAGTGGCGCATTGAAGGTGAAAAAGGGGCGGCATTGATCCTTGGACTCAACCCCAGCACATTGAGAGCTAGGATGCGTAAATATGGCATAGTCAGGCAGTGA
- a CDS encoding PAS domain-containing hybrid sensor histidine kinase/response regulator: protein MKKDNQTTPSNLINSDSFKSLLELKGGDADLFETAIEDITERRQAEEALLNAGALQRAIFNSANFSCIATDAKGVIQIFNVGAERMLGYSAIEVVDKITPAEISDPLEVIARAEALSVELETLITPGFDALVFKSRRGIEDIYELTYIRKDGSRFPAVVSVTALRDEQDAIIGYLLIGTDNTARKRIEQEQKILGQRLQDQHFYTRNLIESNIDALATTDPSGIITDVNKQMEELTGNSRDSLIGTPFKDYFTDPALAAAGVEKVLNEKKVSDYELTARAKNGKETVVSINATTFYHRDNKLQGVFYGARNVTERNRLNQILREKNIELENAKAVAEKANQAKSDFLSSMSHELRTPLGAILGFAQLMESGTPALAPAQKRSIAQILKAGWYLLKLINEILDLALIESGKLPMSIEAVSLAEVMEECVLMSEPQAKTHDIQVVFKRLATKVFLNVDRTRLKQVIINLLSNAIKYNREGGSVVLECSQSNEDMMRISVRDTGGGLSTEQLGQLFQPFNRLGQEANGQEGTGIGLVVSKRLVESMGGVIGVQSTVGVGSVFWFELNRTDEPLSSDADSADIVQATLECDDPGGVQTLLYVEDNPANLMLVENIISRRPNLRFLSAADAIKGIEMAHTHQPDVILMDINLPGISGLTALKILRESPKTAAIPVVALSANAIPRDIEKGLDAGFFRYLTKPLRINEFISTLDIALEQVNRSDNSPDKEIK from the coding sequence ATGAAAAAAGATAACCAAACAACCCCATCAAACTTGATTAATTCAGATAGCTTTAAAAGCTTGCTAGAACTCAAAGGCGGTGATGCGGATTTATTTGAGACCGCAATTGAAGACATTACCGAACGTCGACAAGCTGAAGAGGCTTTGCTTAATGCTGGCGCTTTGCAGCGTGCCATTTTTAATAGCGCTAACTTCTCCTGTATCGCTACTGATGCGAAAGGAGTTATCCAAATTTTCAACGTTGGCGCAGAGCGAATGCTGGGTTATTCGGCCATTGAAGTGGTCGACAAAATTACCCCCGCAGAGATATCCGATCCCCTAGAAGTTATTGCCCGCGCAGAAGCACTTAGTGTTGAACTTGAAACCTTAATAACCCCAGGTTTCGATGCGTTGGTATTTAAATCTAGGCGTGGCATTGAAGATATTTATGAACTGACCTACATTCGCAAGGACGGTAGCCGGTTCCCTGCGGTAGTGTCGGTTACCGCGTTACGAGATGAGCAAGACGCTATTATAGGTTATTTGTTGATTGGTACCGACAACACTGCTCGTAAGCGTATCGAACAAGAACAGAAAATCTTGGGACAACGCCTTCAAGATCAGCATTTTTACACCCGAAATCTGATTGAATCTAATATTGATGCGCTGGCTACCACAGATCCATCTGGAATCATTACCGATGTCAATAAACAGATGGAAGAGCTTACAGGAAACAGTCGTGATTCACTGATAGGTACTCCATTCAAAGACTATTTCACCGATCCAGCACTTGCTGCTGCCGGTGTAGAGAAGGTGTTAAATGAAAAGAAAGTGTCTGATTATGAACTGACCGCTCGAGCTAAAAATGGTAAAGAAACCGTAGTTTCGATTAACGCAACCACCTTTTATCACCGCGACAACAAACTGCAAGGTGTTTTTTATGGTGCCCGAAATGTCACTGAACGTAATCGTCTCAATCAAATATTGCGAGAAAAAAACATTGAGCTGGAAAATGCCAAAGCGGTGGCAGAGAAAGCTAACCAGGCTAAATCCGATTTTCTTTCCAGCATGAGCCATGAGTTGCGGACGCCGCTGGGAGCAATATTGGGTTTTGCACAACTGATGGAGTCGGGCACTCCCGCACTCGCGCCTGCTCAAAAACGCAGTATTGCTCAAATTCTTAAAGCTGGTTGGTATTTACTTAAACTAATTAATGAAATTCTTGATCTGGCGTTGATTGAATCAGGTAAATTACCTATGTCAATCGAAGCTGTGTCGCTGGCAGAAGTCATGGAAGAATGTGTGTTGATGAGCGAGCCACAAGCGAAAACACATGATATCCAGGTTGTCTTTAAGCGTTTGGCTACTAAGGTTTTTCTCAATGTTGATCGAACCCGACTAAAGCAGGTCATTATTAATTTGCTCTCTAATGCGATTAAATATAATCGCGAGGGTGGCAGCGTGGTATTGGAATGCAGCCAAAGTAACGAAGACATGATGCGCATTAGTGTCCGTGATACGGGGGGAGGATTGTCTACGGAACAACTAGGGCAACTTTTCCAACCCTTTAACCGACTTGGACAAGAAGCTAATGGCCAGGAAGGTACAGGCATTGGTCTGGTAGTCAGTAAGCGCTTGGTTGAGTCAATGGGAGGGGTCATTGGCGTACAAAGTACGGTTGGTGTGGGGAGTGTTTTCTGGTTTGAATTAAATCGAACAGACGAACCTTTATCCAGCGATGCAGACAGTGCTGATATTGTACAGGCAACGTTAGAATGTGACGATCCTGGAGGAGTGCAAACCTTGCTTTACGTCGAGGATAATCCGGCTAATTTGATGTTGGTTGAAAACATTATCTCTCGGCGACCGAATCTTCGTTTTCTCAGTGCGGCGGACGCCATTAAAGGGATAGAAATGGCACATACCCATCAGCCGGATGTTATCTTGATGGATATCAACTTACCAGGGATTAGTGGCTTGACGGCATTAAAAATTCTGCGAGAAAGCCCGAAAACAGCCGCCATACCCGTGGTAGCGCTGAGTGCTAATGCCATTCCCCGCGATATTGAAAAAGGGTTGGATGCCGGTTTTTTCCGCTATCTCACCAAACCACTGCGGATTAATGAATTCATCAGTACATTGGACATAGCCCTTGAGCAAGTCAATAGGTCAGACAATAGTCCGGATAAGGAAATAAAATAA
- a CDS encoding ice-binding family protein: MNRFVQKAYLVFAMLLGVVLLAGCHGDNNNDNGAALTAIAVTPANPSIALGLNKQFIATGTYSDGTSSDISSTVTWSSTDSTRATINTRGLAIGVATGDVDITATVNSLSGVLVATTTLTITDATLTSLVITPITPSIARGLTKQFVATGIYSDGTSPDVTPLVSWSSTDPLLASINANGLAKGVAVGKVMITASFGAEDATTELSITDAILNSIALTPKNLSIANGLTQQFTATGTYSDGISVDITATASWSSADTLVATVNANGLASSIAVGTSLITATFETLSTSSLLTVTDAALVSIAVMPNNPSIAKGLSQQLIATGTFSDGTSVNITTSVIWSSGDTLIATMNPNAQVTSGLAHGVNAGNALITATKGSVSANTTLTVTAATLNSILVSPINSTIPNGLNQQFAATGTYSDNSVTDITAAVTWSSNDTFVASVKSNGLATGMNPGSASISATLASLSNTTTLTVISATLNSIDVTPTNPSIVKGSSQQFVAKGNYSNGESIDISSTAIWSSSDILVATMNPNEQLNSGRASAIEVGSSIIQASLGGLSADTTLDVTDALLNNPLAPEMGEIKRFVILASQTITTTSGSNLVNGDVGILDQARSYYAGFTPGVNAGEFTELTNGLSYAGDDSTPPYVVPVPYASMVTFINQSRTDLGIAYNFLAADPNPNAATQVCPIELGNLTLTRGVYKTASDVTLQTGTLTLDGEGDPDSVFIFSIGGNLTSGAPGGDIVLINGAQAKNVYWRTAGKTVIGTNTSFYGNVFAWSEVNVLTGANVTGRLFAVTDQVTLDANAVTKAN, encoded by the coding sequence ATGAATAGATTTGTACAAAAAGCTTATCTCGTGTTCGCTATGCTACTTGGAGTTGTCCTCCTAGCAGGGTGTCATGGAGATAACAATAATGATAATGGCGCGGCACTTACAGCCATTGCAGTCACTCCAGCGAATCCAAGCATTGCTTTGGGTTTAAATAAACAATTTATTGCAACTGGTACATATTCGGACGGCACATCATCTGATATCTCTAGCACTGTCACATGGTCTTCTACTGACTCGACAAGAGCGACCATCAATACCCGCGGCCTTGCCATTGGCGTTGCTACAGGCGATGTTGATATCACTGCCACGGTAAATTCATTATCAGGTGTATTAGTCGCAACAACCACGCTGACCATCACTGATGCAACTTTAACAAGTTTAGTCATAACCCCAATTACCCCAAGTATTGCTAGAGGATTAACAAAACAATTTGTTGCCACAGGCATCTATTCAGATGGCACCTCGCCCGATGTGACACCTTTAGTTTCTTGGTCATCTACAGATCCGCTACTTGCTAGCATTAATGCCAATGGTCTTGCAAAAGGCGTTGCTGTTGGAAAGGTAATGATTACTGCTTCTTTTGGTGCAGAAGATGCTACCACTGAGCTGTCGATCACTGATGCTATTTTAAATTCAATTGCATTAACCCCTAAGAATCTAAGTATTGCTAACGGCTTGACTCAACAGTTTACTGCTACCGGTACTTATTCTGATGGTATTTCTGTGGATATTACAGCCACTGCAAGCTGGTCATCTGCTGATACGCTAGTTGCAACGGTTAATGCTAATGGTCTTGCCAGTAGTATTGCTGTCGGAACATCACTCATTACGGCAACGTTTGAAACCCTATCCACCTCGTCATTATTAACGGTAACCGATGCAGCTTTGGTCTCTATTGCCGTTATGCCAAACAACCCGAGCATTGCTAAGGGATTGAGCCAACAATTGATCGCCACTGGCACCTTCTCTGATGGTACTTCGGTTAACATTACTACCTCAGTTATCTGGTCATCTGGTGATACCTTAATTGCCACTATGAACCCCAATGCACAAGTAACCAGTGGTCTTGCTCACGGCGTTAATGCTGGTAATGCACTTATTACAGCAACTAAAGGCAGCGTATCAGCAAATACTACCCTGACAGTCACAGCAGCTACGTTAAATTCAATCCTGGTATCACCGATTAATTCCACTATTCCTAATGGGCTAAATCAACAGTTTGCCGCAACCGGAACCTATTCAGATAACTCTGTGACTGATATTACCGCTGCCGTTACCTGGTCTTCTAATGATACTTTCGTTGCATCGGTCAAAAGCAACGGACTTGCTACAGGTATGAATCCAGGTTCAGCCAGTATTAGCGCAACGTTAGCTTCACTCTCAAATACCACCACGTTGACAGTGATCTCCGCGACATTAAATTCAATTGATGTCACTCCGACGAATCCGAGTATAGTAAAGGGATCAAGCCAGCAGTTTGTTGCCAAGGGTAATTATTCTAACGGCGAGTCAATAGATATCTCCTCAACGGCTATTTGGTCTTCAAGTGATATACTCGTTGCCACAATGAATCCAAATGAACAACTCAATAGCGGACGTGCAAGTGCTATTGAAGTCGGTTCATCTATAATTCAAGCATCACTAGGTGGATTATCAGCAGATACCACGTTGGATGTGACTGACGCCTTGTTAAACAATCCATTAGCGCCTGAAATGGGTGAAATAAAGCGCTTTGTTATCCTCGCATCGCAAACTATTACTACCACCAGCGGCTCAAACCTTGTTAACGGTGATGTAGGTATTCTTGACCAAGCTCGCTCTTATTACGCAGGGTTTACCCCTGGCGTTAACGCTGGAGAATTTACTGAACTAACTAATGGTTTGTCTTATGCTGGCGACGACAGCACGCCCCCTTATGTGGTTCCTGTGCCGTATGCTTCGATGGTCACATTTATTAATCAGTCTAGAACCGACCTTGGAATTGCCTACAACTTCCTAGCGGCAGATCCTAATCCAAATGCCGCAACCCAAGTTTGTCCGATTGAACTAGGTAATCTGACACTGACTCGTGGTGTATATAAAACCGCATCCGATGTCACCCTTCAAACCGGCACCCTTACCCTTGATGGCGAAGGCGATCCAGATTCTGTGTTCATCTTCAGCATAGGCGGCAACCTAACATCTGGTGCACCAGGTGGTGATATTGTGCTTATCAATGGCGCCCAGGCAAAAAATGTCTATTGGAGAACCGCCGGTAAGACTGTTATTGGCACAAATACCAGCTTCTATGGCAATGTTTTTGCCTGGTCAGAAGTGAATGTATTAACAGGTGCTAACGTCACTGGCCGATTATTTGCCGTTACCGACCAGGTCACCTTGGATGCTAACGCTGTGACTAAAGCTAACTAG
- a CDS encoding ice-binding family protein, translating into MHATNKYYSQTILASTILMVTLVTGCNSDNDDEATTVPVINASNPIDFAIDVAINQQITVTFSEAMKQATINDASFTLTDPNQTAVLGVVSYNETSNTAVFAPSSDFSHNTMYKASITTEVTSVAGIALDSDFSWVFTTSAQPDLTAPTVVSNSPANVALDFAINRNLTAKFSEALNPNTVNATSFTLSDGTNNVAGVISLLGTTASFNPNDNLAANTLYTATLTTAISDLATPANQLAANFSWSFTTSAVEALGPDPVNLKSANNFVILTKTGITNIPASAITGNIGSSPITAAAMDNVFCDEISGIIYGADAAYTGSGIISCFAGAAVDNTLVASAVLDMGTAYTDAAGRTLPDFTELGAGDISGMTLEPGLYKWSSGVLISTDVTLSGSANDVWIFQIAGDLTQASASRINLQGGAQAKNIFWQVGGSSGVALDTTAHFEGVVLAEKGISINTDATVNGRLMSQTAVTLDHNTVTQPTE; encoded by the coding sequence ATGCACGCAACAAATAAATATTACAGCCAGACGATATTGGCTAGCACGATATTGATGGTAACCTTAGTCACTGGTTGTAACAGTGACAATGACGATGAAGCGACAACTGTGCCTGTCATTAACGCCAGTAACCCAATCGATTTTGCTATTGATGTCGCGATCAACCAACAAATCACAGTCACCTTTAGTGAAGCGATGAAACAGGCGACCATTAATGATGCCAGCTTTACCTTAACAGATCCGAACCAAACTGCCGTGTTAGGCGTGGTTTCTTACAATGAAACCAGCAATACCGCAGTATTTGCCCCAAGCAGTGACTTTTCACATAACACTATGTACAAGGCATCAATCACAACTGAAGTAACAAGTGTTGCAGGCATAGCGCTTGACAGTGACTTTAGCTGGGTATTTACCACCTCTGCGCAACCAGATCTTACTGCGCCGACAGTGGTGTCAAACTCCCCTGCCAATGTAGCGCTGGATTTTGCCATAAATAGAAATCTGACCGCGAAGTTTAGTGAAGCCCTTAACCCTAATACTGTCAACGCGACAAGTTTTACCTTAAGTGATGGCACAAATAATGTCGCCGGTGTCATTAGCCTCCTAGGCACAACGGCAAGCTTTAATCCAAATGATAATTTAGCCGCTAATACGCTTTATACTGCGACCTTGACGACGGCTATCAGTGATTTAGCAACCCCAGCTAATCAATTAGCAGCGAATTTTAGCTGGAGCTTTACCACCAGCGCAGTCGAGGCTCTTGGACCTGATCCTGTTAACTTAAAAAGTGCGAATAATTTTGTTATTTTAACTAAAACAGGTATTACCAATATTCCCGCTTCAGCAATAACTGGCAACATAGGTTCAAGCCCTATTACAGCAGCGGCAATGGATAATGTATTTTGTGATGAAATTAGCGGCATCATTTATGGTGCGGATGCAGCTTATACCGGCAGTGGTATCATTAGTTGTTTTGCAGGCGCTGCTGTAGACAATACTTTAGTGGCAAGCGCTGTGCTTGATATGGGCACAGCCTATACCGATGCTGCGGGGAGAACCTTACCTGATTTTACTGAACTCGGTGCCGGTGATATCAGTGGTATGACATTGGAGCCTGGTCTATATAAGTGGAGTTCAGGCGTATTGATTTCTACCGACGTTACCCTGTCAGGCAGTGCTAATGATGTGTGGATTTTTCAAATAGCCGGTGACCTTACGCAGGCTAGCGCCAGTCGTATCAATTTACAAGGTGGCGCTCAGGCAAAAAATATATTCTGGCAGGTTGGTGGCAGTTCGGGTGTAGCGCTCGATACCACTGCGCATTTTGAGGGTGTAGTCTTGGCTGAAAAAGGCATAAGTATAAACACAGATGCAACGGTTAACGGCAGATTAATGAGCCAAACCGCGGTCACTTTAGATCACAATACAGTGACTCAACCTACAGAGTAA
- the ubiT gene encoding ubiquinone anaerobic biosynthesis accessory factor UbiT, with amino-acid sequence MLLDWQHTLAQKILTSAPCMARHSLNRLPKQLTLEVMAKLINLALSKQLATGEMDFIAGKWIGISVLDIGLDFAISINQVIQPKVVVRELNQTDVIFSGNVPELLLIASGKEDPDSLFFNESC; translated from the coding sequence ATGTTACTTGATTGGCAGCACACTCTAGCCCAAAAAATATTAACCTCGGCCCCTTGCATGGCGCGTCATTCTTTGAATCGGCTACCCAAGCAATTAACGTTAGAAGTGATGGCTAAATTGATCAATCTAGCGCTTAGTAAACAACTTGCAACAGGTGAGATGGACTTTATTGCCGGCAAATGGATTGGCATAAGTGTGCTTGATATCGGACTCGATTTCGCGATAAGCATAAATCAAGTCATTCAGCCTAAGGTGGTGGTAAGAGAATTAAATCAAACAGATGTGATTTTCAGCGGAAATGTTCCAGAGCTATTGCTCATCGCCTCAGGTAAAGAAGATCCTGATAGTCTTTTTTTCAACGAAAGCTGTTAA
- a CDS encoding U32 family peptidase, which yields MKLSLGPLTYCWNKISLFEYYQAIADTKIETVYLGEVICSRRREMKYKDYLELAHILTAKGKKVILSTMTLIESQSEISELKRIVDNGEFAIEANDMAAVNLASDANIPFVCGPSLNLYNRGSLDIMQKLGMTRFVMPYELSRAWLEQVLAQSTTQFETEVLGYGYMPLAHSARCFTAKHHQKPKLDCQTVCLQYPKGLLTQTQESQPLLRLNGIQTQSAAKVNLINQIPLMSRIGVDYWRLSPTGLDDIELVNQIASCQHNELIEITPSHSAIECNGYWFGEAGMQIHQGVTAL from the coding sequence ATGAAACTATCTCTCGGCCCCCTTACATATTGCTGGAATAAAATCAGCCTATTTGAGTATTACCAAGCAATTGCTGACACTAAGATAGAGACCGTTTATTTAGGCGAAGTAATTTGCAGTCGCCGCCGTGAAATGAAATATAAAGATTACCTTGAATTAGCGCATATATTGACTGCAAAAGGTAAGAAGGTAATTCTGTCTACCATGACCTTAATTGAGTCACAATCAGAAATCAGTGAGCTTAAACGTATTGTTGATAATGGTGAGTTTGCTATTGAAGCCAATGACATGGCTGCGGTCAACCTTGCCTCAGACGCTAATATCCCTTTTGTCTGCGGCCCATCATTGAACCTCTACAATCGCGGCAGTCTTGATATCATGCAAAAATTAGGCATGACACGATTTGTAATGCCTTATGAATTGTCTAGGGCATGGCTTGAACAAGTATTGGCGCAAAGTACCACTCAGTTCGAAACCGAAGTATTAGGTTATGGCTACATGCCATTAGCACATTCTGCCCGCTGCTTTACCGCCAAGCATCATCAGAAGCCTAAGCTCGATTGCCAGACAGTTTGTCTGCAATACCCCAAAGGATTGTTGACACAAACTCAAGAGTCACAACCGCTGCTCAGATTAAACGGTATCCAAACTCAATCGGCGGCAAAAGTTAACTTAATTAATCAAATACCTTTAATGTCTAGAATCGGCGTCGATTATTGGCGATTGTCACCAACAGGACTTGATGATATTGAATTAGTTAATCAAATAGCATCCTGTCAGCACAATGAGTTAATAGAGATAACGCCGTCACATTCAGCTATAGAGTGTAATGGGTATTGGTTTGGTGAAGCGGGCATGCAGATTCATCAAGGTGTCACGGCACTATAG